In Mercurialis annua linkage group LG5, ddMerAnnu1.2, whole genome shotgun sequence, a single genomic region encodes these proteins:
- the LOC126679946 gene encoding B-box zinc finger protein 18-like isoform X2, with amino-acid sequence MRTLCDVCESAAAIIFCAADEAALCRSCDEKVHQCNKLASRHIRVGLADPSDVPRCDICESAPAFFYCGIDGSSLCLQCDMIVHVGGKRTHRRYLLLRQRVEFPGDKADRLDELRQQALDQNDVRRDQIQPLRLTMGENNQNHRTSPVMMEENNADADGKIDNKFDLNARPQRIIGQNSTNQHN; translated from the exons ATGAGAACACTGTGCGATGTCTGTGAAAGTGCAGCTGCGATCATTTTCTGTGCTGCTGATGAAGCTGCTCTCTGTCGCTCTTGCGACGAGAAG GTTCATCAATGTAACAAGCTTGCTAGTCGGCATATCCGTGTGGGCCTTGCTGATCCTAGTGATGTTCCGCGCTGTGATATATGTGAGAGTGCACCTG CTTTCTTTTACTGTGGGATAGATGGTAGTTCCTTGTGTCTTCAATGCGATATGATTGTGCATGTTGGTGGTAAACGAACCCACAGGAGATATCTCTTATTACGGCAGAGAGTAGAG TTTCCGGGAGATAAAGCTGACCGTTTGGATGAACTAAGGCAGCAAGCTCTTGATCAAAATGATGTAAGACGGGACCAAATTCAGCCACTAAGACTTACAATGGGAGAGAATAACCAAAATCACCGAACATCTCCTGTCATGATGGAGGAGAATAACGCTGATGCTGATGGCAAGATAGACAATAAATTTGATCTTAATGCTAGACCGCAGCGGATAATTGGGCAGAATTCAACTAACCAG CATAACTGA
- the LOC126679946 gene encoding B-box zinc finger protein 19-like isoform X1 has translation MRTLCDVCESAAAIIFCAADEAALCRSCDEKVHQCNKLASRHIRVGLADPSDVPRCDICESAPAFFYCGIDGSSLCLQCDMIVHVGGKRTHRRYLLLRQRVEFPGDKADRLDELRQQALDQNDVRRDQIQPLRLTMGENNQNHRTSPVMMEENNADADGKIDNKFDLNARPQRIIGQNSTNQEQGMDVNHESENVVPVGSFKREPEK, from the exons ATGAGAACACTGTGCGATGTCTGTGAAAGTGCAGCTGCGATCATTTTCTGTGCTGCTGATGAAGCTGCTCTCTGTCGCTCTTGCGACGAGAAG GTTCATCAATGTAACAAGCTTGCTAGTCGGCATATCCGTGTGGGCCTTGCTGATCCTAGTGATGTTCCGCGCTGTGATATATGTGAGAGTGCACCTG CTTTCTTTTACTGTGGGATAGATGGTAGTTCCTTGTGTCTTCAATGCGATATGATTGTGCATGTTGGTGGTAAACGAACCCACAGGAGATATCTCTTATTACGGCAGAGAGTAGAG TTTCCGGGAGATAAAGCTGACCGTTTGGATGAACTAAGGCAGCAAGCTCTTGATCAAAATGATGTAAGACGGGACCAAATTCAGCCACTAAGACTTACAATGGGAGAGAATAACCAAAATCACCGAACATCTCCTGTCATGATGGAGGAGAATAACGCTGATGCTGATGGCAAGATAGACAATAAATTTGATCTTAATGCTAGACCGCAGCGGATAATTGGGCAGAATTCAACTAACCAG GAGCAAGGTATGGATGTTAATCATGAATCTGAAAATGTTGTTCCTGTTGGATCCTTCAAAAGAGAGCCTGAAAAGTAA
- the LOC126679935 gene encoding fructose-bisphosphate aldolase 1, chloroplastic yields the protein MASASLLKSSPVLDKSDFVKGQSLRQPSATILWCNSAAAAPSSLSIRASSYADELVKTAKTVASPGRGILAMDESNATCGKRLASIGLENTEANRQAYRTLLVSAPGLGQYISGAILFEETLYQSTVDGKKMVDVLIEQNIVPGIKVDKGLVPLVGSNDESWCQGLDGLSSRTAAYYQQGARFAKWRTVVSIPNGPSALAVKEAAWGLARYAAISQDSGLVPIVEPEIMLDGEHGIDRTFEVAQQVWAEVFFYMAENNVLFEGILLKPSMVTPGAECKERATPEQVASYTLNLLKRRIPPSVPGIMFLSGGQSEVEATLNLNAMNQSSNPWHVSFSYARALQNTCLKTWGGRAENVKAAQEALLLRAKSNSLAQLGKYTGEGESDEAKQGMFVKGYTY from the exons ATGGCCTCAGCATCACTCCTCAAGTCATCACCAGTTCTTGACAAGTCTGACTTTGTCAAGGGTCAGTCCCTTCGTCAGCCTTCCGCCACCATCCTCTGGTGCAACTCTGCTGCTGCCGCCCCTTCCTCCCTCAGCATTCGTGCTAGCTCCTATGCCGACGAGCTTGTCAAAACTGCG AAAACTGTTGCCTCGCCCGGACGTGGTATTTTGGCTATGGATGAGTCAAATGCTACTTGCGGAAAACGTCTTGCATCAATCGGATTAGAAAATACCGAGGCTAACCGCCAGGCATACCGTACCCTTCTCGTCTCAGCACCGGGCCTTGGACAATACATTTCTGGAGCTATCCTCTTTGAGGAAACTCTCTACCAATCAACTGTTGACGGCAAGAAGATGGTTGATGTTCTTATTGAGCAGAACATCGTCCCCGGTATCAAAGTTGACAAG GGTCTGGTGCCTCTTGTCGGTTCCAACGATGAATCATGGTGCCAAGGTCTTGATGGTCTTTCTTCCCGCACAGCTGCTTACTACCAGCAAGGTGCTCGTTTTGCCAAATG GCGTACTGTTGTGAGCATTCCAAACGGACCATCTGCGCTAGCTGTGAAGGAAGCTGCCTGGGGTCTTGCTCGCTATGCTGCTATTTCTCAG GATAGTGGACTGGTTCCAATTGTGGAGCCAGAAATCATGCTTGATGGTGAGCATGGGATTGACAGGACATTTGAAGTAGCACAGCAAGTTTGGGCTGAGGTTTTCTTTTACATGGCTGAGAATAATGTTTTGTTTGAGGGAATCCTTCTGAAGCCTAGCATGGTTACTCCTGGTGCTGAATGTAAGGAGAGAGCCACTCCTGAACAAGTTGCTAGTTACACCCTCAACCTCCTTAAGAGAAGAATTCCCCCATCAGTCCCCGGAATCATG TTTTTGTCTGGTGGGCAATCTGAAGTTGAGGCAACTCTTAACCTGAACGCCATGAACCAGTCTTCGAACCCATGGCACGTATCCTTCTCATACGCCAGGGCTCTCCAGAACACTTGTTTGAAGACATGGGGAGGCAGAGCGGAGAATGTTAAGGCTGCTCAAGAAGCTCTGCTTCTTCGTGCCAAGAGCAACTCGCTGGCTCAGCTCGGCAAGTACACCGGTGAGGGAGAATCAGATGAAGCTAAGCAAGGAATGTTTGTCAAGGGCTACACCTACTAA
- the LOC126679936 gene encoding uncharacterized protein LOC126679936 translates to MASTDDVVVEGSFSSVLIDSLKLSSGEVLSAEELAWVDSCLVSDPNTSDDDWSSVKDALIEILGLQPDSHNTAVIASSDDSLFVGTDVEMLPSTETRIVEFRERTNDDFVSVETNIVTEERNYDFPSKEETSISLTEHLQGDNTKSPLRNVFLPNYKYEEEDVGEFVDSGSGIGYSTPEQSKQDIFKVWDLELQSEEDELVNLWNKALSGGSVKSVPLLADDSGAWKDLKAESVDDLISSISDLSLK, encoded by the coding sequence ATGGCTTCTACGGATGATGTAGTTGTAGAAGGCTCCTTTTCTTCTGTTCTTATTGATTCCTTGAAATTGAGCAGTGGAGAAGTTCTTTCTGCTGAAGAACTAGCATGGGTTGATTCTTGTCTTGTTAGTGATCCAAATACTTCAGATGATGATTGGAGTTCTGTGAAAGATGCGTTGATAGAAATCCTCGGTTTGCAACCTGATTCACATAACACGGCTGTAATTGCCAGTAGTGATGATAGTTTATTTGTAGGAACTGACGTTGAGATGCTTCCATCTACGGAAACTAGAATCGTTGAGTTCCGTGAAAGAACTAATGACGATTTTGTCTCTGTCGAAACCAATATTGTGACGGAAGAAAGAAATTATGATTTTCCGAGTAAGGAGGAGACTAGCATTTCGCTAACCGAACATTTACAGGGAGATAACACAAAAAGTCCTCTAAGAAATGTTTTTCTGCCGAATTACAAGTACGAGGAAGAGGACGTGGGTGAATTTGTTGATTCAGGATCTGGTATTGGTTATTCAACGCCAGAGCAATCGAAACAGGATATCTTCAAGGTCTGGGATTTGGAACTTCAATCAGAGGAAGATGAGCTTGTTAACCTGTGGAACAAAGCCCTCTCGGGTGGTTCTGTTAAATCGGTGCCGCTACTGGCTGATGATTCAGGGGCATGGAAAGATTTGAAAGCTGAATCAGTTGATGACTTAATCTCCAGCATTTCAGACTTGTCTTTGAAGTAG